DNA sequence from the Alosa sapidissima isolate fAloSap1 chromosome 13, fAloSap1.pri, whole genome shotgun sequence genome:
aaaccatttaatggatttgacatgaggatTTATGCCAGGGATAAAATCCGCCGAGGTCTGCAGAAATGGAGGAGACGGATGCAAAGACCTCCCCGATGCAGAAAGAGTTTTCTCCACAAGTTAATTCATTCTGTATATCGGGACACCTTGCAGGATGTTATTGTGTTTGTCCCCCATGTTACCAGTCATGTATGTAGGCAATAGGCATGCATTTATAACACAAAAAGGGAAATGCAGTTCaggttaaaaaataaatttgtCGTTCTACATTCATTGGTTACGGAAATGATGGTGGGTAGTATTCTATGTCAGGGGGTCtcaactggtctggctttgggacccacaatgtcccatgttcataaagtcgcgacccatatgtatatttttatatattttatattattatattattatattttatatattttattcccatatatatatttttttagcgttcaagccaatggatatggtgagctacatggtaagacaagcgaagtgcctgtaggcctacttgttttgaACATGCAGATGTTtggcattagcctacatttgtgaagtcttcaactcttgatgtcacctttcaaagtactcgacaggtatgactttgacaggggtgccttgtttccatgtggcattttagttttgatggtttcatgctctcatgtaccagccatctactgcacaccacacaatgGGGTTTCTGTCCTATTTTGTCCTCAGTTTAAGTGAATCCATATTCCAAAAATATTCAGAGTAGCAGCCTACTTGCGTTTACCACTAAAATTatgtctaacatgacctgtcacataaacattgtctatgtccatggcaatATAGGCTATGAATAAAgtttatcaaaataaaggtccaataTTAGATCTGATAAGGTAGCATTTTTAAATtggtaatttaaaaaaaaacatttgtaacCACAAGCTGTGCGACCCACCCAGAACGGTTCCACAACCtacttttgggtcccgacccaccagttaggAACCACTGTGCTATGTTACAGCTGATTCCACTGTTGCGAAGTCTGCTTCTTGTCAGTTCAATCATCAATATGGGATGctgtttacatttttatttaccagatctacttcataggagcTACTACTTCACACCTATAGCCCTATATCACACCTATAGCCCTGCACCAGTAAATATTCACCCGGTCCAGTGAAACCAGTCTATCCCGTCCAACAGTAAAGGTGTTCTCTAATACAGGCATGCATAACCTTGATGGCAGTCCTGATTGGTTAAGCTCGATGGCAGTCCTGATTGGTTAAGCTTGATGGCAGTCCTGATTGGTTAAGCTTGGTGGCAGTCCTGATTGGTTAAGCTTAGAGTAACAGCTCTTTTCTTATAGCTAGGATTGGGTACAATCATTTAGGTACCATTTAGccaagacacacactcacacacacacagaaacactctctcacacacacacacacacacacacacagaaacactctctcacacacacagaaacactctctcacacacacacacacacacacacacagagcctgacTCAGCCTTCTGTCCTGTCCGTCCCCCTCCAGGTCCAGCTGGGAGCTTCCGGACCTGCGGGACGGTAAAATCCACGCCATAAGCGACTCGGACGGCGTGAACTACCCCTGGTACGGCAACACCACAGAGACGTGCACCATCGTGGGCCCCACCAAGAAGGACACGCGCTTCACGGTCAGCATGAACGACAACTTCTACCCGAGCGTGACGTGGGGCGTGCCGGTCAGTGACAGCAACGTCCCGCAGCTGAGCAGCATCCGCCGCGACCAGAGCTTCACCACGTGGCTAGTGGCCATCCACCAGGGCACGGGCGAGACGCTGGTGCTGCAGACGGTGCGCTGGCGGATGCAGCTGCACATCGCCGTGGACCCAGACAAGCCGCTCGGCCAGCGGGCGCGGCTCTGCGACCCCGTGGCCCAGGAGCAGCCGCAGGTGCTGGTCAAGAACGAGGCCATCCCGGCCAACGCCATGGTCAAGCCCAACGCCAACGACGCTCAGGTGCTCATGTGGCGGCCAAAGACGGGCGACCCCATCGTGGTCATCCCGCCCAAGTACTGACTGACCGACTGACCCCTGAACCCTGACCTCTCGCCCCTGCAGGCGCGTCCTGTCTCCTTTTCTAAACGCAGAGATGCGGAGAGCACGGACCGGAGCAGGACTCTCCtcctggagagggagagggagagatgaacaGATCAAACTGGACTCTCCtccgggagagggagagggagagatgaacaGATCAAACTGGAATAAAACCAAGAACTACAACTATTCTACCTTCAAACTGGGTCGGGATTCACTGTGCTATATATAGACATcgcaaaaaaaaggaaagacacaaaaaagaagaagaatgaTTTGGagcttgttttgtttgttttgtttgttttgtttgttttctctgttgtttttttcagtgGGAGTTCAGAAGAGAATGATGAGTATTTGTTTATTGAGAAGGTTggcacatgcacatatgcacagctTTTTGGTGGTGTTATAGTCTAAGGTGTGTGAAGGAACGGGCATTTTTGTAATGGAAAGCACCTTTGGGCTTCGACTAGATGAGGCGGGCGTACAGACGCTGTGTTTGAGTGACACGCTCGTGTACTAGTGTAGACATTCAATCCATGCTGCCTTATGTTTACATTGCTTTTCTCACTCAGACTTGTAGCCTTAAAATGATGTGCAATGCAGTattcctccctcacacacacacacacacttacctggtCCACATCCGCTGCTGGTCTGTGACCCGGGACCCGTCCAGAGTTTGGAGAGAACAGGCTAGTGGAGATCTCCACAGCAACCATACCCCTCGTCCAACCAATCTGTGATGTGCTCCTGATCGTgacaaggtcagaggtcaaggtCAGACATGGAGACAGTACTGTGATGTACTCCTGATCGTgacaaggtcagaggtcaaggtCAGACATGGAGACAGTACTTTTATGTGCTCCTGATCGTgacaaggtcagaggtcaaggtCAGACATGGAGACAGTACTGTGATGTGCTCCTGATCGTGACAAGGTCAGAGGACAAGGTCAGACATGGAGACAGTACTGTGATGTGCTCCTGATCATgacaaggtcagaggtcaaggtCAGACATGGAGACAGTACTGTGGCGTGTGACTGGATAAGTTGTAGTTCTTGTAGTATTTGCAGCTTTTATAGAACACAATAGTAGCCGGCGCACACTCTGGGGGGGTCAGACAGGCCAActggactgggggggggggggggggggtctgctgcAGCTCCTCCTGATTACTGAGTAACAAGACAAGacattgtgtgatgtgtgtgtgtgtgtgtgtgtgttctgggaaGACAAgcgatgtatgtgtgtgtgcgtgtgtgtgtgtgcgtgtgtgtgtgtgcgtgtgttctggAAAGACAAgacatcgtgtgtgtgtgtgctgacatgAGAGAGCCAGATCAGTGAGACGTGCAGGAGCCCAATCTGAAGGGCCACACCTGGTGAACTTCACCCACATGTGCCCCTGactcacgagagagagagagagagagagagagagagagagagagagagagagagagagagggggagagagagagagagagagagagagcggccaTCTTAGCTCTGCagagcggggggtggggggggggtggctgttTGCATGGCTGTGTGTAGCGTCCCTCCCCCGTTTGTggggctgtttgtttgtttgtttgtttgtttatttggtgTGTTGCTCAGTAATGCACACAGTCCCCTCTGATGTTGTTTTCTGCTTGGACTGTAATCTCTGCAGTGCAGTGgctcaggacacacacatatacgcacacacgcacacacacacacacacacgcacacaaacacacacacacacacacacacacacaaactgatgcTGAAAGGGGGGTTGGGATGGTCCTGGCAAGGccagtgcatgtctgtgtgtgtgtgtgtgtgtgtgtgagtgtagggggatgggtgggtgggattTGGCATCAAGCTTTTTATCTTCTTAATGCATCAGCCGCAGCCACATCAGCAGCGGTGGTGATGGCGTAGCAGCCGAGGAGGTAGTGGGGAGACTGTGTACCCGTACTGCCCTGACCACGGCAAGGCATGCGCCGGTCAACACACACGCTGGTCAACACGCGCCGGTCAACACACACGCTGGTCAACACGCGCCGGTCAACACACACGCTGGTCAACACACACGCTGGTCAACACACACGCTGGTCAACACGCGCCGGTCAACACACACGCTGGTCAACACACGCCGGTGGTCAACACGCGCCGGTCAACACACACGCTGGTCAACACGCGCCGGTCAACACACACGCTGGTCAACACGCGCCGGTCAACACACACGCTGGTCAACACACACGCTGGTCAACACGCGCCGGTCAACACACACGCTGGTCAACACACGCCGGTCAACACACATGCTGGTCAACACGCGCCGGTCAACACACACGCTGGTCAACACGCGCCGGTCAACACACACGCCGGTCTGCACGGCTCCGCGTCACAGATTAGGAGAGCCACGGCTGACGCAATTTTCCTGCTCACGGGATTTGGGTCAAATATGTGTTCAAAGAGCAGAATTCAAACATGTTTCCATGGCGTTTGTCATTCCTCTTCTTTTGCTCCCCATATCTTTCCCAGTGTAAGCACCGGAGCCGAGcgcgtatttatttatttcctcaaCAGTGGAAAACGTGTTGTCAGTGATAGAATTTATATGAAGAAGCCACTCAGAATCTCAGAAGGAGAGCAAAAGAGCGGAAATGAATATCACACTgaagggcctgtgtgtgtgtgtgtgtgtgtgtgtgtgtgtgtgtgtgtgtgtgtgtgggtgtgtgtgtgtgtgtgtgtgtgtgtgtgtgggtgtgtgtgtgtgtgtgtgtgtgtgtgtgtgggtgtgtgtgtgggggggggggggggtcaccagATTATCAGTTCTGTAGGCACACATAGTTTAACCCCAGTGGGCAATGGACGGATCAGAGGCCATTACAAGGACAGATTCACAGTCAGAAAGTCAGATCCACACACCCAATTACTCCACTGTGACGTCAgatctacacaccacattactccactggtgtgtgtgcgggggggttgtgtgtgtgtgtgtgtgtgtaactgacgggctgctgtcataacaacaTTTGGGCCGCTAATGCAGAGAGGTTCTGACGGCCAGAGCACAGCTATCCACGTCAagtgacaggagtgtgtgtgtgtgtgtgtgtgtggctggctgcagaAGGGAGCTCCGATGTCATTAGCATAATAGTTCATGCTCGGTGCCTTGTGCTGGGGGCAGAGTCACAGAACAccacacaggagtgtgtgtatgtgtgtgtgtgtgtgttggttgtgaGTCCCTCGCGCTAGGAGGCAGAGTCAAAGAACGCCacgcagaggtgtgtgtgtgttgatggagagaggatgtgtgtttgtgtgtgagtcctGGAGTCCGAGAACATCACAGCCTCACTGTGGAGTCATGTTATGGCAGcagaccaccacacacacacacacacactctcacacctaAAGCAAAGAAAAAACCCAGAATCCAGCTGctgccgagagagagaggggagagaggagtgcTCACAGGGGGCATGTTGGCACACGCCAGGCTGGCAGAAACAGGGCACGCAGGAGAGAGAGCCCACATTCACTCCCAGAGGGCTGGTCTGAGTGTGACAGCGAGGGTGTATAGGGTGTGGCATGGCAAAGTCAAAcgttcaaacacacacgtacacacacacacacacatcaccctgGGCTCCTGAGGCTGGCTGTGAGTCTGACCAGGACAAATGTCACCCCCCCAAGCATCCACGCTAAAGAAAGACTCAATGTTTGTGGGCATAGCCTCATCtccagatggtgtgtgtgggcgttAGGGGTGACAAAGGGTGTGCCACTGTAACAACAGGGCAGTCGCCTttagcgtgtctgtgtgtgtgtgtgtgtgtgtcgagctgcgtctgtgtgtgtgtctcaaactGTGATCAGGTCATGTGAGCACAGCCCAGCACACAACCCAATTCTTCAGGGCCACAGCGGCGCCTCATTGATTAGTTCTGTCTGTGGGCTCTGCTAGTAAAGTCTGAGACAGCGGAGCCTCATTGATTAGTTCTGTCTGTGGGCTCTGCTGGTACAGTGTGAGACAGCGGAGCCTCATTGATTAGTTCTGTCTGTGGGCTCTGCTGGTACAGTGTGAGACAGCGGAGCCTCAGTGATTAGTTATGTCTGTGGGCTCTGCTAGTACAGTGTGAGACTGTGGTCCATGTTGTGCTACTATAGCAGTGACAGGCTAACGCTAACAATAACAGCAGGAATGACGCACCCAGGGCACTACTACATGATGACTGTTTCACTGGCACAATACACTCCCCTGGGGCCGCCACTTACactcatttgtttatttatttgatttggtttgtttgtttgttttgttggttTGTATTCACAGAGGAGATATTGCTGCCACCTTGTGCAGCTAGGACTCTGCCATCCATTTTTAGAGtggaattctctctctctcttttatatacacagcacacacacacacgtacacacacacaataatgaacAA
Encoded proteins:
- the fam78ab gene encoding family with sequence similarity 78 member Ab, with the translated sequence MRVSPEVWTLVWIVLFFNAMGCIQSIRCKPKSFRESISVLEVNSSIDPNPTSIDESSSVVLRYRTPHFRASARVLVPPVAGKETWTVGWIQACNHMEFYNKYGNKGMSSWELPDLRDGKIHAISDSDGVNYPWYGNTTETCTIVGPTKKDTRFTVSMNDNFYPSVTWGVPVSDSNVPQLSSIRRDQSFTTWLVAIHQGTGETLVLQTVRWRMQLHIAVDPDKPLGQRARLCDPVAQEQPQVLVKNEAIPANAMVKPNANDAQVLMWRPKTGDPIVVIPPKY